From a single Lolium rigidum isolate FL_2022 chromosome 7, APGP_CSIRO_Lrig_0.1, whole genome shotgun sequence genomic region:
- the LOC124672387 gene encoding serine/threonine-protein kinase SRPK-like, with the protein MSLSPSSSGDEEEEDEGVDGYRKGGYHAVRPGDQFAAGRYVAQRKLGWGNFSTVWLAFDLETQKFVALKIQKSAPEFAQAALHEIEFLSEITKRDPENCKHTIQLIEHFKHTGPNGQHVCLVFEFLGDSLLKLVQYNRYKGIGLGRVREICRSILVGLDYLHRELGIIHSDLKLENVLLVSTIDPSKDPIRSGLKPNLDRPEGNPNGEAVLNPIEKKLKMRARRVLAKLAEKRKTAAEFARSERSLEGIDMTCKIVDFGNACWADKQFTDFIQTRQYRAPEVILGSGYSFPVDMWSFACIAFELATGEMLFTPKEGHGYSEDEDHLALMMEVLGKMPKKIATMGTKSKEYFDRHGDLKRIRRLKISSIERVLVDKYKIPQSDAREFAEFLGPLLDFAPEKRPTAAQCLQNKWLQCDDGKTVANIATKSIGVTGNVESVPDSRAKIIEGKGNTGSRINSNTDNADVVRPTESIANRNSKSTDVNPNTGTIMSRDGHNSDGKAHTGSVTNKNVKRISDVKPLTGSISNKDDKIIDTKPSLGSIASKDDKSSDRKISIGSAANRDAKNTEGKRNIRSVVNSYMKNLDAKRNSGSIANSEVKDLDVKPSSGGIASADANSTSVKPNIGRVENSDVTSAGSVETSDVMSTSVTANTDDVPSSGAKLQTNSGTVDEDDTDSQPNVGRVAASIQKLESSMSKVQIGRYR; encoded by the exons AAGATCCAGAAGAGCGCGCCAGAGTTTGCTCAAGCCGCTCTTCACGAGATTGAGTTCCTCTCGGAGATCACCAAGAGAGATCCGGAAAACTGCAAACACACCATCCAGTTGATAGAACACTTCAAGCACACGGGGCCAAATGGGCAGCATGTCTGCCTTGTTTTTGAATTCCTCGGGGACAGCTTACTTAAGCTAGTACAGTACAACCGCTACAAAGGCATTGGATTGGGTAGGGTGAGGGAGATATGCAGGTCTATTTTGGTAGGTCTTGATTACTTGCACCGAGAGCTTGGAATCATCCATTCGGATCTGAAGCTTGAGAACGTCCTACTTGTTTCAACAATCGATCCCTCCAAGGACCCCATTCGCTCCGGACTTAAACCTAATCTTGATAGGCCTGAGGGGAATCCTAACGGGGAAGCTGTCCTTAACCCGATTGAAAAGAAGCTGAAGATGAGAGCAAGGAGGGTTCTTGCAAAGCTTGCTGAGAAAAGGAAAACAGCTGCCGAGTTTGCACGCTCAGAGAGAAGCTTGGAAGGGATCGATATGACATGCAAGATTGTGGATTTTGGAAATGCTTGCTGGGCTGACAAGCAGTTTACAGATTTTATTCAGACAAGGCAGTACCGAGCGCCTGAGGTCATTCTAGGTTCAGGATACTCATTTCCTGTTGATATGTGGTCGTTTGCGTGTATTGCTTTTGAGCTCGCAACAGGTGAAATGCTATTTACACCCAAGGAAGGGCATGGGTACAGCGAAGATGAG GATCACTTGGCTTTAATGATGGAGGTTCTGGGAAAGATGCCAAAAAAG ATTGCTACGATGGGAACAAAATCGAAGGAGTATTTTGACCGACATGGAGATCTGAAACGGATAAGAAGGCTGAAGATCTCGTCTATTGAACGTGTCCTAGTTGACAAATATAAAATTCCTCAATCAGATGCTCGTGAATTTGCCGAGTTTCTTGGCCCTTTACTTGATTTTGCCCCAGAGAAGCGCCCAACGGCTGCACAGTGCTTACAGAACAAATGGCTCCAGTGTGATGATGGTAAGACCGTTGCCAACATTGCTACTAAGAGCATTGGTGTAACAGGCAATGTCGAAAGTGTGCCTGACAGTCGTGCCAAGATAATTGAAGGAAAGGGGAACACTGGAAGCAGAATTAACAGTAACACTGACAATGCTGATGTAGTACGACCCACTGAAAGCATTGCAAATAGGAATTCCAAAAGCACTGATGTAAATCCCAACACTGGTACAATCATGAGTAGGGATGGGCATAACTCTGATGGAAAGGCCCACACTGGGAGCGTCACAAACAAGAATGTCAAAAGGATCTCTGATGTAAAGCCTTTAACTGGAAGCATCTCCAACAAAGATGACAAAATCATTGATACAAAGCCCAGTTTGGGGAGCATTGCCAGCAAGGATGATAAGAGTAGTGACAGAAAGATCAGCATTGGAAGCGCTGCCAACAGAGATGCCAAGAACACTGAAGGGAAGCGAAACATTCGTAGTGTTGTGAACAGTTATATGAAGAACTTGGATGCAAAGCGGAACTCTGGAAGCATAGCCAATAGTGAAGTCAAGGACTTGGATGTGAAGCCCAGCAGTGGAGGTATTGCCAGTGCTGATGCCAACAGTACTAGTGTAAAACCGAACATTGGAAGGGTTGAAAACAGTGATGTCACGAGTGCTGGAAGTGTTGAAACCAGCGATGTCATGAGTACTAGTGTGACGGCAAACACGGATGATGTTCCCAGCAGTGGGGCCAAGTTACAGACAAACAGCGGAACTGTTGATGAGGACGACACTGATTCACAACCAAATGTTGGACGAGTTGCAGCAAGCATACAGAAATTGGAGAGCAGCATGAGTAAGGTGCAAATCGGGAGATATCGGTGA